The following coding sequences lie in one Thermosulfuriphilus ammonigenes genomic window:
- a CDS encoding 4Fe-4S dicluster domain-containing protein, giving the protein MKTLLWNGDLNQAARDLLSWLLKEGFIKGALVHMALPRYRSFVPALTRDLEAIAQSWPAPPLMAHQMALVVSRMTIRGPVGQSIAVVLRPCEMAALRELVKLRQAHLDGLLTIGLDCPGVISLKVWQKGDRKTLLETFLRRPEELIGYRPSCKMCLHQAGEGFDLVLGSLGFPSGKTALLAFSPRGEEILSRSPGEAGDLLSRTEALDGLRAERQAQREKQLGDLYQRFSGADGLLDFFSSCINCHSCMRVCPICYCRQCFFDSPAFEGSADNYLRRARRKNGLRLPSDMLLFHLGRMNHMSLSCVSCGQCEDACPAGLPIAQLFSLAAQKSQELFNYRPGRSLTDPLPFSVYQEEELKEVEAPYRDIWHP; this is encoded by the coding sequence ATGAAGACTCTCCTCTGGAACGGAGACCTCAACCAGGCTGCCCGAGACCTCCTTTCCTGGCTTCTTAAGGAGGGATTTATTAAAGGAGCCCTTGTTCATATGGCCCTGCCTAGATATCGGTCTTTTGTCCCTGCCCTAACCCGGGATCTGGAGGCTATCGCTCAAAGTTGGCCTGCCCCGCCGCTCATGGCCCATCAAATGGCCCTGGTTGTCTCTCGCATGACTATCCGTGGTCCTGTCGGCCAGTCTATAGCCGTGGTGCTTCGTCCCTGTGAAATGGCTGCTCTCAGGGAGTTAGTAAAACTTCGCCAAGCCCACCTAGATGGTCTTCTAACCATTGGATTGGATTGTCCCGGCGTCATCAGCCTTAAAGTCTGGCAAAAGGGAGATAGGAAGACCCTTCTTGAGACTTTTCTCCGGCGGCCGGAGGAGCTTATTGGATATCGCCCCAGCTGTAAGATGTGCCTTCACCAGGCAGGAGAAGGCTTCGACCTGGTTCTCGGTTCTCTGGGGTTTCCCTCTGGAAAGACCGCCCTTTTGGCATTCAGCCCAAGGGGTGAGGAAATTCTCTCCCGGTCTCCCGGAGAGGCTGGAGACCTTCTTTCCCGGACCGAAGCCCTTGATGGCCTCAGAGCTGAACGCCAGGCTCAAAGAGAAAAACAGCTAGGGGATCTTTATCAAAGATTTTCCGGAGCCGACGGGCTCCTTGATTTTTTTTCCTCCTGCATTAATTGCCATAGCTGTATGCGAGTCTGTCCTATCTGTTATTGCCGGCAGTGTTTCTTTGACTCTCCAGCCTTTGAAGGCTCTGCCGACAACTATCTCCGCCGGGCGAGGCGTAAAAATGGTTTGAGGCTACCTTCGGATATGCTTCTTTTCCATCTGGGGCGAATGAATCACATGAGTCTCTCCTGTGTTTCCTGTGGACAGTGCGAGGATGCCTGTCCGGCAGGACTGCCCATTGCCCAGCTCTTCTCTCTGGCGGCCCAAAAAAGCCAAGAATTGTTTAATTACCGACCGGGAAGATCACTTACGGATCCTCTGCCCTTTAGTGTCTATCAGGAAGAGGAGCTTAAAGAAGTTGAGGCCCCCTATCGGGATATCTGGCACCCTTAA
- a CDS encoding gamma-glutamylcyclotransferase family protein, which yields MGEVVFVYGTLKRGERLHGHLKGAKYLGRGKLRNFGLYKVSWYPGIVPEKGAKVEGELYLIDETTLKVLDQLEDEGREYRRVRVGVEREVGGRQEAWTYVYIGSLAEAIKISSGHWVGEKT from the coding sequence ATGGGCGAGGTGGTCTTTGTCTATGGCACCCTGAAACGAGGCGAAAGGCTTCACGGTCACCTTAAGGGGGCTAAATATCTGGGGCGGGGCAAGCTTCGAAACTTTGGTCTCTATAAAGTCTCCTGGTATCCGGGCATTGTCCCCGAGAAGGGGGCTAAGGTGGAAGGAGAGCTTTACTTAATTGATGAGACCACCCTTAAGGTGCTTGATCAGCTCGAAGATGAGGGGCGGGAGTACAGGAGAGTCAGGGTTGGGGTGGAAAGAGAGGTTGGGGGGAGACAAGAGGCCTGGACTTACGTCTACATTGGTTCCCTGGCCGAAGCCATAAAAATTTCTAGTGGCCATTGGGTGGGAGAAAAAACTTAA
- a CDS encoding 4Fe-4S dicluster domain-containing protein: MHSHGHLRDLLALPGGDQILKCIQCGTCSGSCSMIEVMDYGPRRLFALLKGGDITLALRSNTCWVCSSCYLCSVRCPRGIEITEIMYALKRLAIKVGIRPPNKVYRLYQIFAAVVAEDGRLSEGQLMRRFLLGHPAEALSRIPLALKLKEKGRLEFQARRLVDLEGFKKALSRAWQLEENP, from the coding sequence ATGCATAGCCACGGCCATCTTCGAGATCTTTTGGCCCTGCCAGGTGGGGATCAGATCCTCAAGTGTATCCAGTGCGGGACATGTTCGGGATCCTGCTCCATGATTGAGGTTATGGATTATGGACCCCGACGTCTTTTTGCCCTTCTCAAAGGAGGCGATATTACTTTAGCCCTTAGAAGTAATACCTGCTGGGTTTGCTCCTCCTGTTATCTCTGTAGTGTCCGTTGCCCCCGGGGGATAGAGATTACGGAAATCATGTATGCCCTCAAGCGTCTGGCCATTAAGGTCGGAATAAGGCCACCAAATAAGGTCTATCGGCTCTACCAAATTTTTGCCGCCGTGGTAGCGGAGGATGGCCGTCTATCAGAAGGACAACTCATGCGTCGCTTTCTGCTGGGGCATCCTGCAGAGGCCTTAAGCCGGATCCCCCTAGCCCTCAAACTTAAAGAAAAGGGGCGTCTTGAGTTTCAGGCTCGCAGATTGGTGGACCTTGAGGGATTTAAAAAAGCCCTTTCCCGAGCCTGGCAACTGGAGGAGAATCCATGA
- a CDS encoding CoB--CoM heterodisulfide reductase iron-sulfur subunit B family protein has product MKRLFFPGCTFATAAGYDTSVAAVAEVLELPLIELPDWNCCGATAYFSLNELPALMLPARNLALAENLGAEELITPCNACLATSAKARQKLLKHQSLFEKVNWALAEDRLQLFNPPRLIHLLDLFLEEKTRLLIKVALKRPLKDITVAAYYGCQYSRPPFWAGRDPENPNGLERFAALTGAKVIDLSSKTACCGAAQAVIHSEVARRMVKKIVLEARYKGADLIVTLCPLCQFNLETLQLQGQLRRQLPVIFFSQLIGLALGLEFEALGLKRLLIPFEPAVGF; this is encoded by the coding sequence ATGAAGAGACTCTTTTTCCCGGGGTGCACCTTTGCCACCGCTGCCGGTTATGATACCTCGGTAGCTGCGGTGGCTGAGGTCTTAGAACTCCCCCTTATTGAACTCCCCGACTGGAATTGTTGTGGAGCCACGGCCTATTTTAGTCTTAATGAGCTTCCGGCCTTAATGCTTCCCGCTCGTAATTTGGCCTTAGCCGAGAACCTGGGGGCCGAGGAGCTAATTACCCCTTGCAACGCCTGCCTGGCTACCAGCGCCAAGGCCAGGCAGAAACTCCTTAAGCACCAGAGCCTGTTTGAGAAGGTTAACTGGGCCCTGGCTGAAGACCGACTTCAACTATTTAATCCTCCAAGGCTGATACATCTCCTGGATCTTTTTTTGGAGGAAAAGACCCGTCTTCTTATTAAGGTAGCCCTGAAGAGACCACTTAAAGATATCACGGTAGCCGCCTACTACGGTTGTCAGTACAGCCGTCCGCCCTTCTGGGCTGGAAGGGATCCAGAGAACCCCAACGGTCTTGAAAGGTTCGCTGCCCTCACCGGGGCCAAGGTCATAGATCTTTCCAGTAAAACGGCCTGCTGTGGGGCAGCCCAGGCGGTTATCCACAGCGAAGTCGCCCGTCGGATGGTCAAAAAGATAGTCCTGGAGGCTCGCTACAAAGGGGCGGATCTTATTGTCACTCTTTGCCCCCTCTGTCAGTTCAACCTGGAGACCCTCCAGCTCCAGGGGCAATTACGTCGTCAGCTGCCGGTCATCTTCTTTAGCCAATTGATAGGTCTGGCCCTGGGCCTGGAGTTTGAGGCCCTGGGCCTGAAGAGACTTTTGATCCCCTTTGAACCGGCTGTGGGGTTTTAG
- a CDS encoding hydrogenase iron-sulfur subunit produces MNKEKFVPQIIYGLCSWCGSGGSETAGAFRLKYPENVRPFRVMCTGALDPVYVLRALIEGADGFVMSGCHPGDCHYNTGNFRGRRRIAVLKTIFAALGLEAERIWLRWVAHGEGKRLADTAKEFNHHITKIGPNPWKQRWDT; encoded by the coding sequence ATGAATAAAGAAAAATTTGTCCCCCAAATTATCTATGGCCTGTGTAGCTGGTGTGGCTCTGGAGGTTCGGAGACCGCAGGGGCCTTTCGCCTCAAATATCCCGAAAATGTCCGTCCCTTTCGGGTCATGTGCACCGGGGCCCTTGATCCGGTCTATGTTCTCCGAGCCCTCATTGAAGGAGCCGACGGATTTGTCATGAGCGGCTGTCATCCGGGAGATTGTCATTACAATACAGGCAATTTCCGCGGCCGACGTCGGATTGCTGTCTTAAAGACCATTTTTGCCGCTCTGGGACTGGAGGCAGAGCGGATTTGGTTGCGGTGGGTAGCCCACGGTGAAGGAAAACGACTGGCCGATACAGCCAAAGAATTCAATCATCATATCACCAAAATAGGACCTAATCCCTGGAAACAGAGATGGGACACCTGA
- a CDS encoding 4Fe-4S binding protein, with protein MAKKESTVLIYGTSLSGYRTAYALGKMGYKCVLLNRGTYVDEYRNQLLSQLPLDFCWVCGAMPQRMFIALGALQVFYNAKILEVTGRPGAFRVKFKKSDPVVNNFACTECEACIRACPEETEVAGEKRRAIFCLPKPGWENIFLLDKDLCTGCGQCEKVCPTGALKLDRPEEIIEIKAGAIILAPEFDEPGREDLSLFGYGRYINVVKNSDLARRSLLTNFVKSSLERPSDGAIPQKVAIIVTPQYNRTGIEYENYNCSVSAVYRAWKIRDLLPETEVVVFLREFRGFGKGHYLWYQKALDSGARILRADYLSLEETPDKGLLISYQLGGQRDKFEADLVILITGQVPPSQMDYLSKLFGIRDDGHGFCWVEPFSAGRTNVAGVFAVGEFTGPKGNPETVWEAYGVASEVLEFLGSPNVTPPTPPKLRPVSGEEPKTGVFLCSCFGEFEKSLDLKTLAERIKNLPGVTHVEIIKACCTPATMQETASKIKDSGVNRVVLAVCTPLQKLLRFRRTVMMAGLSPLLLEILRLREDVIWVHEDGQKMLDKALALVAAGVEKVRRAQAAPPPTDSFEGRALVIGGGAAGMTAAITIAERGFPVTLVEKEEELGGLARDLPVDLEGNDLATFVKNLAKRVENHPQITLLKGAEIRDLWGYAGHFMAEVIQGEKVSQISAGVVVVATGAKPFNPRGAFLHGKDPRVMTQRELEKALADKRISAESVVMIQCVGSRNSARPFCSRFCCSQALKNALQLRQQGKKVTILYRDLNTYGFKADYLRQAQEADIAFIRFPERNYPRVKAEDKALKITVFDLSKEKEVTLSTEALVLSVGVEPDLETNRRLAKLLECRLDPEGFFETETSACPFEEAIKRLMKPFELASNGIFPVGLAHSPRSVVEAVLTAKDAAGRALVLLPKGQLPPPNAMFVSEVHQSRCVGCGLCVEVCPYRARELDPDRRVVRVRPFLCDSCGACLVACPSEAAYLRDARGEQIMPAIDALLE; from the coding sequence ATGGCAAAGAAGGAAAGCACGGTTCTTATTTACGGCACCAGTCTTTCTGGGTATCGGACCGCCTATGCCCTCGGTAAGATGGGCTACAAGTGTGTCCTCCTCAACCGGGGCACCTATGTGGACGAGTATCGCAACCAGCTTCTCTCCCAGCTCCCCCTTGATTTCTGCTGGGTATGTGGGGCCATGCCCCAGCGGATGTTCATCGCCCTAGGGGCCCTTCAGGTTTTCTACAATGCTAAGATCCTGGAGGTAACCGGACGACCGGGGGCCTTCCGGGTAAAGTTTAAGAAAAGTGATCCTGTAGTTAATAACTTCGCCTGTACTGAATGTGAGGCCTGTATTCGGGCCTGCCCGGAAGAAACTGAAGTGGCCGGGGAAAAACGGCGGGCCATATTCTGTCTACCCAAGCCGGGCTGGGAGAATATCTTCCTCCTTGACAAGGATCTGTGCACCGGTTGCGGACAATGTGAGAAGGTCTGCCCTACCGGGGCCCTTAAGCTAGATCGACCGGAAGAGATTATCGAGATCAAAGCCGGGGCCATCATCCTTGCTCCAGAGTTCGATGAGCCGGGGAGAGAAGACCTTTCTCTGTTTGGTTATGGAAGGTATATCAACGTAGTTAAAAACAGTGATCTGGCCCGACGCTCTCTACTCACCAATTTTGTTAAAAGTTCCTTAGAGCGGCCTTCAGACGGAGCCATTCCCCAAAAAGTAGCCATAATCGTCACTCCCCAGTATAACCGCACCGGAATAGAGTATGAAAATTACAACTGTTCGGTCTCTGCCGTCTATCGGGCCTGGAAAATTCGGGATCTCCTGCCCGAGACCGAGGTGGTCGTCTTTCTTCGGGAGTTCAGGGGCTTCGGCAAGGGACATTATCTCTGGTACCAAAAGGCCCTTGATTCCGGGGCCCGGATCCTTCGGGCCGACTATCTTTCTCTGGAAGAAACTCCCGATAAGGGACTCCTCATTTCTTATCAGCTGGGAGGCCAAAGGGATAAGTTTGAGGCTGATCTGGTGATCCTGATTACCGGTCAGGTCCCTCCCAGCCAGATGGATTATCTTTCCAAACTTTTTGGAATTCGGGATGATGGACACGGTTTCTGCTGGGTGGAGCCCTTTTCTGCCGGAAGAACCAATGTAGCCGGAGTCTTTGCCGTGGGCGAGTTTACTGGCCCAAAAGGCAATCCGGAGACAGTCTGGGAGGCCTATGGAGTAGCCAGTGAGGTTCTTGAGTTTCTGGGAAGCCCCAATGTCACTCCACCGACACCCCCAAAACTTCGTCCTGTCTCTGGGGAGGAACCCAAGACCGGGGTGTTTTTATGTTCCTGTTTTGGGGAGTTTGAAAAAAGTCTTGATCTCAAGACCCTGGCTGAGCGAATCAAAAATCTTCCTGGGGTTACCCATGTAGAAATCATCAAAGCCTGTTGCACTCCAGCCACCATGCAGGAGACCGCCAGCAAAATTAAAGACTCTGGGGTCAACCGGGTGGTTTTGGCGGTCTGCACTCCCCTCCAAAAGCTTCTTAGGTTCCGCCGGACAGTGATGATGGCCGGCCTCTCTCCCCTGCTTCTTGAAATCTTGCGTCTGAGGGAAGATGTCATCTGGGTCCATGAAGATGGCCAAAAGATGCTGGATAAGGCCCTGGCCCTGGTGGCCGCGGGGGTGGAAAAGGTGCGTCGGGCCCAGGCGGCCCCACCTCCTACCGACAGCTTTGAAGGGCGGGCCCTGGTTATTGGTGGTGGGGCGGCCGGAATGACGGCGGCCATCACCATTGCCGAACGGGGCTTTCCGGTAACTCTGGTGGAGAAGGAAGAAGAACTTGGTGGCTTGGCCCGGGACCTCCCGGTTGATCTTGAAGGAAATGATCTGGCCACCTTCGTTAAAAACCTGGCCAAACGGGTAGAAAATCACCCGCAAATAACCCTCCTTAAGGGGGCAGAGATAAGAGATTTGTGGGGATATGCTGGTCACTTTATGGCCGAAGTAATCCAGGGAGAAAAGGTGAGCCAGATCTCGGCCGGGGTGGTTGTCGTGGCCACCGGCGCTAAGCCCTTTAACCCTCGAGGGGCCTTCCTGCATGGCAAAGACCCCCGGGTAATGACTCAGCGAGAATTAGAAAAGGCCCTGGCTGATAAGAGAATTTCGGCCGAATCGGTAGTTATGATCCAATGTGTAGGCTCAAGAAATTCTGCCCGGCCCTTTTGTTCTCGCTTCTGCTGCTCTCAGGCCCTTAAAAACGCCCTCCAGCTTCGCCAGCAGGGAAAGAAGGTCACCATTCTTTATCGAGACCTTAATACTTATGGTTTCAAAGCGGACTATCTCCGTCAGGCCCAGGAGGCAGACATTGCCTTCATTCGTTTCCCAGAAAGGAACTATCCTCGGGTTAAGGCCGAAGACAAGGCCCTTAAGATCACCGTCTTTGATCTCTCAAAAGAAAAAGAAGTTACCTTGAGCACCGAGGCCCTGGTTCTCTCGGTGGGAGTTGAGCCTGATCTTGAAACCAACCGTCGTCTGGCCAAACTCCTTGAATGTCGCCTGGATCCTGAGGGTTTCTTTGAGACAGAGACCAGCGCCTGTCCTTTTGAGGAGGCTATCAAACGTCTAATGAAACCCTTTGAGTTGGCCTCAAACGGGATCTTCCCTGTGGGGCTGGCCCATTCGCCACGTTCGGTAGTTGAGGCTGTGCTTACGGCTAAAGATGCCGCCGGACGGGCCCTGGTGTTGTTGCCCAAGGGCCAGCTTCCTCCTCCCAACGCCATGTTTGTCTCCGAAGTTCACCAGAGCAGGTGTGTTGGATGCGGGCTATGTGTCGAGGTCTGTCCCTACCGGGCCAGAGAACTTGATCCCGACAGGAGAGTCGTTCGGGTACGACCATTTCTTTGTGACTCCTGTGGGGCCTGTCTGGTGGCCTGTCCCTCGGAGGCCGCTTACCTTCGGGATGCCCGGGGAGAGCAGATAATGCCGGCTATTGATGCCCTTCTTGAATGA
- a CDS encoding FAD-dependent oxidoreductase, which produces MDRRRTGPRVGVYICHCGVNIASVVRVDEVREFASRLEHVTVARDYKFMCSNVGQELIIRDIKSQGLNRVVVASCSPRMHEKTFREACQRAGLNPYLFQMASIREQVSWVTEDLDLATEKAKDLLKAAVYRVVQHKPLSPQIVEIKDQVLVVGAGIAGIEAALKIAEAGKTVYLLEREPSIGGHLARFDKTFPTLDCAACILTPKMVSVGQHEKIRLLTWSEITDLSGYVGHFKVKVRRRPRYVSEERCTGCGACFEVCPVSLPSEFDCRLQNRPAIYKPFPQAVPNVAIIDKQGLSPCRVTCPAGINVHAYVRLASRGKYKEAFAKIMEKVVFPGALGRVCPAYCQRRCSREKAGGAVQIRALKRFIADWYYQNVGPIPPFPVPKKKKDRPVAIVGSGPAGLACAFYLALAGHPVVVFEAEKQPGGMLRYGIPEYRLPNSLLDQEIELIRQAGVEIRCGQRIDPDRIQELREDFAALFLATGLNKEHRLEIPGGDLAGVYYALEFLRRVNTGQINKVGETVAVIGGGNTAIDAARCALRLGARRVTIYYRRTEKEMPAFPQEIAEAREEGIEFEFLVAPLAFEGRDGRLVGLRCQKMRLGRPDRSGRPEPIPLSGSEFTVPAETAILALGQTPDEEFIQGLSLKTKTDGSILVDKATLMTSVPGVFAGGDLVTGSGSVVRAIAQGRKAAFYIDAYLSGQALKGLEFDLRQRPVSTKEVLSRRSPRKSQPITLPRRSLKERLTSFAEVELTLSEKEAQAEANRCLDCAGCCECLECLKVCEAQAIDHQDQGQDLELEVGSIIVATGFKAFDPSGLRRYGYGRLPEVYTSLEFERLNNASGPTRGEIRLKDGRRPESVAIIHCVGSRDEQTHRYCSRVCCLYSMKFAHLVREKTGAEVWEFYIDIRAPGKGYEEFYNRVQEEGVHFIRGRVAEVTDAALYKHEKGKLIVVVEDTLAGVQRRIPTDMVILSVALEPASGAEKIAHLMGINQDADGWFSELHPKLAPVATAADGIFIAGCCQGPKDIPDTVAQAAAAASEALSLIMKGRVELEPTSAVVDPDLCVGCRQCLSVCPFGAITYDTANRICQVNEVLCKGCGLCASTCPSKAIGVRHFGNNEIISELEGILY; this is translated from the coding sequence ATGGACAGAAGAAGGACAGGGCCGCGGGTAGGCGTCTATATCTGCCATTGTGGGGTTAACATTGCAAGTGTTGTCCGGGTGGATGAGGTTCGGGAGTTTGCCTCACGCCTGGAACACGTAACCGTGGCCCGGGACTACAAGTTCATGTGCTCTAACGTTGGTCAGGAACTAATTATCCGGGACATCAAAAGTCAAGGACTTAATCGAGTCGTGGTGGCCTCCTGTTCACCGCGGATGCACGAAAAGACCTTCCGAGAGGCCTGCCAGCGGGCTGGCCTTAACCCATATCTCTTCCAGATGGCCTCCATCAGGGAGCAGGTCTCCTGGGTGACGGAAGATCTGGATCTGGCCACAGAAAAGGCCAAAGATCTTCTCAAGGCTGCCGTCTATAGGGTTGTGCAGCATAAGCCGTTAAGCCCTCAAATAGTAGAGATTAAGGATCAAGTCCTAGTAGTTGGGGCGGGTATTGCTGGAATCGAAGCGGCCCTAAAGATTGCCGAGGCTGGAAAGACCGTCTATCTCCTGGAAAGAGAGCCCTCCATCGGGGGGCACTTGGCTCGCTTTGATAAGACCTTTCCCACCCTGGACTGTGCAGCCTGTATTCTCACCCCAAAGATGGTCTCTGTAGGGCAACATGAAAAAATTCGCCTTCTTACCTGGAGTGAAATTACCGACCTCTCCGGTTATGTGGGCCACTTCAAGGTAAAGGTTCGCCGTCGTCCCCGATATGTCTCCGAAGAGCGGTGTACCGGCTGTGGAGCCTGTTTTGAAGTCTGCCCCGTGTCCCTTCCCAGCGAGTTCGATTGCCGGCTTCAGAATCGACCTGCTATCTATAAACCTTTCCCCCAGGCTGTGCCCAATGTGGCGATAATAGACAAACAGGGCCTAAGCCCCTGTCGGGTAACCTGTCCGGCGGGAATCAATGTCCATGCTTACGTCAGGTTGGCCAGTCGAGGCAAATATAAAGAGGCCTTTGCCAAGATCATGGAAAAGGTCGTATTCCCCGGAGCCCTGGGCCGTGTCTGTCCGGCCTATTGTCAGCGACGTTGTAGTCGGGAGAAGGCCGGAGGGGCTGTTCAGATCCGGGCCCTGAAGCGTTTCATTGCTGACTGGTATTATCAAAATGTAGGCCCAATTCCTCCCTTTCCGGTCCCCAAGAAGAAAAAAGACCGTCCGGTGGCCATAGTGGGATCCGGGCCGGCAGGGCTTGCCTGCGCCTTTTATCTGGCCCTTGCTGGCCACCCGGTGGTGGTCTTCGAGGCCGAGAAACAACCTGGAGGCATGCTCCGTTACGGCATCCCTGAGTATCGTTTACCTAACAGCCTTCTTGATCAGGAGATTGAACTTATTCGGCAAGCGGGGGTAGAGATTCGCTGCGGCCAGAGGATAGATCCAGACAGAATCCAAGAGCTCAGAGAAGATTTTGCCGCCCTTTTTCTAGCCACCGGTCTGAATAAAGAGCACCGTCTTGAGATTCCGGGAGGGGATTTAGCCGGAGTCTATTACGCCCTTGAGTTTCTCAGGAGGGTCAATACCGGTCAGATAAATAAGGTGGGGGAGACGGTGGCTGTGATTGGTGGAGGGAATACAGCTATAGATGCCGCCCGCTGCGCTCTAAGGCTTGGGGCCCGCCGGGTAACCATCTACTATCGCCGCACCGAAAAAGAGATGCCGGCCTTCCCCCAAGAGATAGCTGAGGCTAGAGAAGAGGGGATAGAGTTTGAATTTCTGGTTGCCCCTTTGGCCTTTGAAGGTCGTGATGGTCGCCTTGTGGGCCTGAGATGTCAGAAAATGCGACTTGGCCGGCCAGACAGAAGTGGTCGTCCGGAACCCATCCCCCTTTCAGGTTCAGAGTTTACTGTTCCGGCCGAGACCGCCATCTTGGCCCTAGGGCAGACGCCAGATGAAGAATTTATCCAGGGGCTTTCTCTGAAGACCAAGACCGACGGCAGCATTCTGGTGGACAAGGCCACCCTGATGACTTCAGTCCCCGGGGTTTTTGCCGGTGGCGATCTGGTAACCGGTTCGGGAAGCGTTGTTCGGGCTATTGCTCAGGGGAGGAAGGCCGCCTTTTATATTGACGCTTATCTTTCTGGTCAGGCGCTAAAGGGGCTAGAGTTTGACCTTCGCCAGCGGCCCGTCTCCACCAAAGAGGTCTTAAGTAGACGTTCACCGCGCAAGAGTCAGCCTATCACTCTGCCCCGGCGGTCTCTGAAAGAGCGATTGACCAGCTTTGCCGAGGTGGAACTGACTTTAAGCGAAAAAGAAGCTCAAGCTGAGGCCAATCGGTGTTTGGACTGTGCCGGCTGTTGTGAATGTCTGGAGTGCCTTAAGGTCTGTGAAGCCCAGGCTATAGACCATCAGGATCAGGGCCAGGATTTAGAACTTGAGGTGGGCTCCATTATTGTGGCCACCGGCTTCAAGGCCTTTGACCCCTCTGGTCTTCGCCGCTATGGCTATGGCCGCCTCCCGGAGGTATATACCAGCCTGGAGTTTGAAAGGCTCAACAATGCCTCCGGACCTACCAGAGGGGAGATCAGACTCAAAGACGGCCGTCGTCCAGAATCCGTAGCTATTATTCACTGTGTTGGTTCTCGAGACGAGCAGACCCACCGGTATTGCTCCCGGGTATGTTGTCTGTACTCCATGAAGTTCGCCCACCTTGTCCGGGAAAAGACCGGAGCCGAGGTCTGGGAATTCTATATTGACATTCGAGCGCCCGGAAAGGGCTATGAAGAATTCTATAACCGGGTCCAGGAGGAGGGAGTTCATTTTATTAGGGGGCGGGTGGCTGAGGTGACCGATGCCGCTCTTTATAAACACGAAAAGGGTAAACTTATTGTTGTGGTGGAAGACACCTTAGCCGGGGTCCAAAGGCGTATTCCTACAGACATGGTTATCCTGTCAGTAGCCTTAGAGCCAGCCTCTGGGGCTGAGAAGATTGCCCACCTGATGGGTATTAACCAGGATGCTGATGGCTGGTTTAGCGAACTTCATCCCAAACTGGCTCCTGTGGCTACGGCCGCTGATGGTATCTTTATTGCCGGTTGCTGCCAGGGGCCTAAAGACATCCCTGATACAGTGGCCCAGGCGGCGGCTGCGGCCAGTGAGGCGCTTTCCCTCATCATGAAGGGCCGGGTGGAGCTAGAGCCTACCTCAGCGGTGGTAGACCCTGACCTTTGCGTGGGCTGTCGGCAGTGTCTTTCTGTCTGTCCCTTTGGGGCGATCACCTATGACACGGCTAATAGGATTTGTCAGGTAAACGAGGTTCTGTGCAAGGGCTGCGGTCTGTGTGCCAGCACCTGTCCGAGTAAGGCTATAGGAGTCAGGCACTTCGGAAACAACGAGATTATCTCCGAGCTTGAGGGGATCCTCTATTAG
- a CDS encoding hydrogenase iron-sulfur subunit — protein sequence MEKEPKIVGFLCNWCSYTAADLAGVSRLKYPAGLRIIRVMCSSRVDPVFVIKALLEGADGVLVAGCHPGDCHYQKGNYHARRRLAMIHRLLETLGLEAQRVRLSWISASEGTKLAQVVKEFTRELKAIGPNRAKEYLL from the coding sequence ATGGAGAAAGAACCCAAGATAGTCGGCTTTCTCTGCAACTGGTGTTCTTACACGGCCGCCGATTTGGCCGGGGTAAGCCGGCTAAAGTATCCGGCAGGGCTCCGGATTATCCGGGTGATGTGCTCCAGCCGGGTGGATCCAGTCTTTGTTATCAAGGCCCTTCTTGAGGGGGCGGATGGCGTTCTGGTGGCTGGGTGCCACCCGGGAGATTGTCATTATCAAAAAGGAAACTATCACGCTCGACGTCGCCTGGCCATGATCCACAGACTTCTTGAGACTCTAGGCCTTGAGGCCCAAAGGGTGCGCCTTTCTTGGATTTCGGCCTCCGAAGGAACTAAACTGGCCCAGGTGGTGAAGGAATTTACGCGGGAGCTCAAAGCCATAGGGCCCAACAGAGCCAAAGAATATCTCCTCTGA